The Oncorhynchus clarkii lewisi isolate Uvic-CL-2024 chromosome 29, UVic_Ocla_1.0, whole genome shotgun sequence genome contains a region encoding:
- the LOC139388769 gene encoding superoxide dismutase [Cu-Zn]-like, with protein MAMKAVCVLKGTGEVTGTVFFEQEGADGPVKLIGEISGLAPGEHGFHVHAYGDNTNGCMSAGPHFNPHNKTHGGPTDAVRHVGDLGNVTAGADNVAKINIQDKMLTLTGPDSIIGRTMVIHEKADDLGKGGNDESLKTGNAGGRQACGVIGIAQ; from the exons ATGGCAATGAAGGCTGTTTGCGTGCTCAAAGGCACCGGTGAAGTTACCGGGACCGTATTCTTTGAGCAGGAG GGTGCCGATGGTCCTGTGAAGCTGATTGGGGAGATCTCGGGTCTGGCCCCGGGGGAACATGGCTTCCACGTCCATGCTTATGGAGACAACACCAACGGCTGTATGAGTGCCGGACCCCACTTCAACCCCCACAACAAGACCCACGGAGGACCCACTGATGCTGTTCG GCACGTAGGGGACCTTGGCAACGTGACTGCAGGAGCTGACAATGTGGCTAAGATCAACATCCAGGATAAGATGTTGACTCTCACTGGACCTGACTCTATCATCGGCAGGACCATGGTG ATCCATGAGAAGGCTGATGATCTGGGAAAAGGAGGCAACGATGAGAGTCTGAAGACTGGCAACGCTGGCGGTCGGCAGGCCTGTGGAGTGATTGGCATTGCCCAGTAA